A genomic segment from Cyanobium sp. NIES-981 encodes:
- a CDS encoding pseudouridine synthase produces MASQRLQKLIATAGVCSRRHAEELLRQGRVRVNGAAARLGDSADPDRDTIAVDGRPLARPARPLLLLLNKPVGVLCSCSDPQGRPTVLDLLPPALQRGQGLHPVGRLDADSRGALLLTNQGTLTLQLTHPRYGHRKLYRVWITGDPSPRTLERWAAGVPLEGVTSQPVGVRVLQRSRRGTRLELVMEEGRNRQIRRTAALLGHPVLDLQRVGIGPLRLGSLAEGCWRALDRQEWQALATPPP; encoded by the coding sequence ATGGCCAGCCAGCGCCTGCAGAAACTGATCGCCACGGCCGGAGTCTGTTCACGGCGCCATGCCGAGGAGCTGCTGCGGCAGGGGCGCGTGCGGGTGAACGGCGCCGCGGCCAGGCTGGGAGACAGCGCCGATCCCGACCGCGACACCATCGCCGTGGATGGCAGACCGCTGGCCCGGCCGGCACGGCCGCTGCTGCTGCTGCTCAACAAACCGGTGGGGGTGCTGTGCAGCTGCTCCGATCCGCAGGGGCGTCCCACCGTGCTCGACCTTCTGCCTCCGGCGCTGCAGCGGGGCCAGGGCCTGCATCCCGTGGGCCGCCTCGATGCCGACAGCAGGGGTGCCCTGCTGCTCACGAACCAGGGGACGCTCACCCTGCAGCTCACCCATCCGCGCTACGGCCACCGCAAGCTCTACCGCGTGTGGATCACAGGTGACCCCAGCCCCCGCACCCTGGAGCGATGGGCCGCGGGGGTTCCCCTGGAGGGGGTGACCAGCCAGCCGGTGGGGGTCCGGGTGCTGCAGCGCAGCCGGCGCGGCACCCGGCTGGAGCTGGTGATGGAGGAGGGAAGAAATCGGCAGATCCGCCGCACCGCAGCCCTTCTGGGCCACCCGGTGCTGGATCTGCAGCGGGTGGGCATCGGTCCGCTCCGCCTGGGCTCGCTGGCGGAAGGGTGCTGGCGGGCGCTCGATCGCCAAGAATGGCAGGCCCTGGCCACTCCCCCCCCCTGA
- a CDS encoding glycoside hydrolase family 10 protein produces the protein MADPRRELRQFDVPLTADRRNPGAPPPLKRFSRLKALLPLSLNLLLAAAVSLPGLVSARPRQPQPRRIGVWLTNSPSPLYYDPRRIETAVAELAASGFTTLYPNVWSRGTTFHRSRHAPMEPALIKADPNLDPICRLTRSAQRRGLEVIPWFEYGLMEPGSAAVVREKPEWVLQRRDGSTAYPMHGTTMAWLNPAHPEVRARFIGLVEEVVKRCDVDGIQLDDHFAWPVELGYDPYTRQLYRAETGREPPANHTDRYWMKWRRQKLTSLLRDLRQRLRQLDAERNQRIRPGGTRRPERVISLSPGPFRFAYNHWLQDWELWSVGELVDDLIVQNYAYSVKGFAKDLDQPALVKAKAWGMPVEIGILAGFGGRTPAMDTLREKVKLATSRGHGVIYFYWEGLWGEHAGPEGGAARKAAFRRLHQEVNPPRR, from the coding sequence TTGGCGGATCCACGAAGAGAGCTCCGTCAGTTCGATGTTCCGCTGACGGCGGATCGGCGGAACCCTGGGGCACCACCGCCTCTGAAACGCTTCAGCCGGCTCAAGGCGCTCCTGCCGCTCAGCCTCAATCTGCTGCTGGCCGCCGCGGTGAGCCTGCCCGGCCTGGTGTCGGCACGCCCGCGCCAGCCCCAGCCCCGCCGCATCGGCGTGTGGCTCACCAACAGCCCGAGCCCGCTGTACTACGACCCCCGGCGCATCGAAACGGCGGTGGCCGAACTGGCCGCCAGCGGCTTCACCACCCTCTATCCCAACGTGTGGAGCCGCGGCACCACCTTCCACCGCTCCCGGCACGCCCCGATGGAGCCGGCCCTGATCAAGGCCGATCCCAACCTCGATCCGATCTGCCGCCTCACCCGCAGCGCCCAGCGCCGCGGCCTGGAGGTGATCCCCTGGTTCGAATACGGGCTCATGGAGCCGGGCAGCGCCGCCGTCGTGCGCGAGAAGCCCGAGTGGGTGCTGCAGCGCCGCGACGGCAGCACCGCCTACCCCATGCACGGCACCACGATGGCCTGGCTGAACCCCGCCCATCCGGAGGTGCGGGCCCGCTTCATCGGGCTGGTGGAGGAGGTGGTGAAGCGCTGCGACGTGGATGGCATCCAGCTGGACGACCACTTCGCCTGGCCGGTGGAGCTGGGCTACGACCCCTACACCCGCCAGCTCTACCGCGCCGAAACCGGCCGCGAACCCCCTGCCAACCACACCGATCGCTACTGGATGAAGTGGCGCCGCCAGAAGCTCACCAGCCTGCTGCGGGACCTGCGGCAGCGCCTGCGGCAGCTCGATGCGGAGCGCAACCAGCGCATCCGCCCCGGGGGTACCCGGCGCCCGGAGCGGGTGATCAGCCTCTCGCCGGGGCCGTTCCGCTTCGCCTACAACCACTGGTTGCAGGACTGGGAGCTGTGGTCGGTGGGGGAGCTCGTGGACGATCTGATCGTGCAGAACTACGCCTACTCGGTGAAGGGGTTCGCCAAGGATCTCGACCAGCCGGCCCTGGTGAAGGCGAAGGCGTGGGGCATGCCGGTGGAGATCGGCATCCTGGCGGGCTTCGGGGGCCGCACCCCGGCCATGGACACCCTTCGCGAGAAGGTGAAGCTGGCCACCAGCCGCGGCCACGGCGTGATCTATTTCTACTGGGAGGGTCTCTGGGGCGAACACGCCGGCCCGGAAGGCGGGGCCGCCCGCAAGGCCGCCTTCCGCCGCCTGCACCAGGAGGTCAACCCGCCGCGGCGCTGA
- a CDS encoding LCP family protein: MAGGLSLLALLWPKPDAVLENQGVRSVSDLAKPPNRPVTVLVIGVDADQLKAATNKAAPPGPANADALLLLRINPGGPLQVLTLPTSLAVKLPGSGGLQSLGSLYRVGGAALTADAARELVGLPRQEPHRYLVLSRSALRTLVDELGSLEVNPNATMQYRDQRQGLTINIQSGLQRLKGAQVEQLLRYRNPARPLESRLANQEAVIRSLLNELSISSRVETLPPLVQKLRGQVESNLTPTEVLSLMAAVLGPDQTVVFAVAPLEPPRKGGTAAPNAKSTPGSADGANLRELAKSAPSPLWPEPTPAAKPGS; the protein is encoded by the coding sequence ATGGCGGGCGGCCTCAGCCTGCTGGCCCTGCTCTGGCCCAAGCCCGACGCCGTCCTGGAGAACCAGGGGGTGCGGTCCGTCAGCGACCTGGCCAAACCCCCCAACCGGCCCGTCACCGTGCTGGTGATCGGGGTGGACGCGGATCAGCTCAAGGCTGCCACCAACAAGGCAGCTCCCCCTGGACCGGCCAATGCCGATGCGCTGCTGCTGCTGCGCATCAATCCGGGCGGCCCCCTGCAGGTGCTGACCCTCCCGACCAGCCTGGCGGTGAAACTGCCCGGAAGCGGCGGGCTTCAGTCGCTCGGCAGCCTCTACAGGGTCGGGGGGGCCGCCCTGACGGCCGATGCGGCCCGGGAACTGGTGGGCCTGCCGCGGCAGGAGCCCCACCGGTACCTGGTGCTGAGCCGCAGCGCCCTGCGCACCCTCGTGGACGAGCTGGGGTCGTTGGAGGTGAATCCCAACGCCACCATGCAGTACCGCGACCAGCGGCAGGGGCTGACGATCAACATCCAGAGCGGCCTGCAGCGTCTCAAAGGCGCCCAGGTGGAGCAGCTGCTGCGCTACCGCAACCCTGCCAGGCCCCTGGAAAGCCGCCTGGCCAACCAGGAAGCCGTGATCCGCAGCCTGCTCAATGAACTCAGCATCAGCAGCCGCGTGGAGACGCTCCCCCCCCTGGTGCAAAAGCTGCGCGGGCAGGTGGAGAGCAACCTCACCCCCACCGAGGTGCTCAGCCTGATGGCCGCGGTTCTCGGGCCCGACCAGACCGTGGTGTTCGCGGTGGCGCCGCTGGAACCCCCGCGCAAGGGCGGGACGGCAGCGCCGAACGCGAAGTCCACGCCGGGGAGCGCCGACGGCGCCAACCTGCGGGAGCTGGCCAAATCAGCCCCCAGCCCCCTCTGGCCCGAGCCCACCCCAGCGGCCAAGCCAGGCTCCTAG
- the malQ gene encoding 4-alpha-glucanotransferase, which translates to MNHPHAPARRRCGVLLHPTALPGPGPCGTFGAAARDWIDLLARHRIGLWQLLPLAPTDSTGSPYSSPSGSALNPWLLDGDLLEQEGFLRSEDLQALPVPESTEQVDLELMPRRAAALAAALARRWPDQSAASHAAFAAWSRRQRSWLPDHCRYMVLRDQEGGRPWWQWPRSLALRDRACLRQLDRTMAGPLLEQALLQWQLQRQWEALRAQAHRCDVDLVGDLPFYVAHDSTDVWCHPELFSLNRDGSLVEQSGVPPDYFSATGQLWGTPVYRWSRHLRSGFRWWLARLGRQFELFDRLRLDHFRALQAYWSVPGGDDTAQNGRWCPSPGTLLLGLLWIRCRLKGQLRDGRLPLIAEDLGVITPAVEALRDRFALPGMKILQFAFNGDDDNPYLPANIQGPRWVVYTGTHDNATTTGWWQGLGDEERRRVEQVLGVTITSPAWQLLEAALATEAELAVAPVQDLLERDDSARFNTPGTSSGNWTWRLTDPIASLDGPIKGLGEMARHHQRC; encoded by the coding sequence GTGAACCACCCCCACGCGCCCGCCCGGCGTCGCTGCGGCGTGCTGCTCCACCCCACGGCCCTGCCCGGTCCTGGACCCTGCGGCACCTTCGGTGCGGCCGCCCGCGACTGGATCGACCTGCTGGCCAGGCACCGGATCGGGCTCTGGCAGCTCCTGCCCCTGGCGCCCACCGACAGCACCGGCTCCCCCTACAGCTCTCCGAGTGGATCGGCCCTCAACCCCTGGCTGCTGGATGGGGATCTGCTGGAGCAGGAGGGGTTTCTCCGTTCCGAAGACCTTCAGGCCCTGCCGGTGCCCGAGTCCACCGAGCAGGTGGATCTGGAGCTGATGCCCCGGCGCGCCGCCGCCCTGGCCGCGGCGCTGGCCCGTCGCTGGCCGGACCAGTCCGCCGCCAGCCACGCCGCCTTCGCGGCCTGGTCGCGGCGGCAGCGCTCCTGGCTGCCCGACCATTGCCGCTACATGGTGCTGCGGGACCAGGAGGGCGGCCGGCCCTGGTGGCAGTGGCCCCGGTCCCTGGCGCTGCGCGATCGCGCCTGCCTGCGGCAGCTCGATCGCACCATGGCGGGGCCGCTGCTGGAACAGGCGCTGCTGCAGTGGCAGCTGCAGCGCCAGTGGGAGGCCCTGCGGGCCCAGGCCCACCGCTGCGATGTGGACCTGGTGGGCGACCTGCCGTTCTATGTGGCCCACGACAGCACCGATGTGTGGTGCCATCCCGAGCTCTTCTCCCTGAACCGTGACGGCTCCCTGGTGGAGCAGAGCGGTGTGCCGCCCGATTACTTCTCCGCCACCGGCCAGCTGTGGGGCACGCCGGTGTACCGCTGGTCCCGCCACCTGCGCAGCGGCTTTCGCTGGTGGCTGGCCCGCCTGGGCCGTCAGTTCGAGCTCTTCGATCGGCTGCGGCTCGACCATTTCAGGGCCCTGCAGGCCTACTGGAGTGTGCCGGGAGGGGACGACACGGCGCAGAACGGACGCTGGTGCCCGTCCCCGGGAACCCTCCTGCTGGGCCTGCTCTGGATCCGATGCCGCCTCAAGGGACAACTCCGCGATGGGCGCCTGCCGCTGATCGCCGAGGACCTCGGTGTGATCACCCCTGCCGTGGAGGCCCTGCGCGACCGCTTCGCCCTGCCCGGCATGAAGATTCTTCAGTTCGCCTTCAACGGCGACGACGACAATCCCTACCTCCCGGCCAACATCCAGGGCCCCCGCTGGGTGGTGTACACCGGCACCCATGACAACGCCACCACCACCGGCTGGTGGCAGGGCCTGGGCGACGAGGAGCGGCGGCGGGTGGAGCAGGTGCTCGGCGTGACGATCACGTCCCCGGCCTGGCAGCTGCTGGAGGCGGCGCTGGCCACTGAGGCCGAGCTGGCCGTGGCCCCGGTGCAGGATCTGCTCGAACGCGACGACAGCGCCCGCTTCAACACACCTGGCACCAGCTCCGGCAACTGGACCTGGCGCCTCACCGATCCGATCGCCAGCCTCGATGGTCCGATCAAGGGTCTGGGTGAGATGGCCCGCCACCATCAGCGCTGCTGA
- a CDS encoding RpoD/SigA family RNA polymerase sigma factor, producing MPSLPVAATADGSAQAGGGDLVRSYLRDIGRVPLLTHEQEITLGRQVQELMALEEVEQELTMRAGGTAPSAAELAKAAGLSPAVLKKRLQAGRRAKERMVAANLRLVVSVAKKYTKRNMELLDLIQEGTIGLVRGVEKFDPTRGYKFSTYAYWWIRQGITRAIAEKSRTIRLPIHITETLNKLKKGQRELSQELGRTPTVTELAGFVELPEEEVKDLLCRARQPVSLETKVGDGEDTELLDLLAGDGELPEERVDGECLKGDLRALLEQLPELQGRVLKMRYGIATEGAGITEPMSLSSIAKNLGMSRDKTRNLERKALEGIRSQSRRLEGYLVA from the coding sequence ATGCCCTCCCTGCCAGTGGCCGCGACCGCCGATGGCTCCGCTCAGGCTGGAGGCGGCGATCTGGTGCGCAGTTACCTGCGGGACATCGGCCGTGTGCCGCTGCTGACCCATGAGCAGGAGATCACGCTGGGCCGGCAGGTGCAGGAGCTGATGGCGCTGGAGGAGGTGGAGCAGGAGCTGACGATGCGTGCGGGCGGCACGGCGCCGAGCGCGGCGGAGCTGGCGAAGGCGGCGGGGTTGAGCCCGGCGGTGCTGAAGAAGCGGCTGCAGGCGGGCCGGCGGGCGAAGGAGCGGATGGTGGCGGCGAACCTGCGGCTGGTGGTGAGCGTGGCGAAGAAGTACACCAAGCGGAACATGGAGCTGCTGGATCTGATCCAGGAGGGAACGATCGGACTGGTGCGGGGCGTGGAGAAGTTCGACCCGACGCGGGGCTACAAGTTCAGTACGTATGCGTACTGGTGGATCCGCCAGGGGATCACGCGGGCGATCGCGGAGAAGAGCCGCACGATCCGTCTGCCGATCCACATCACCGAGACGCTGAACAAGCTGAAGAAGGGTCAGCGGGAGCTGAGCCAGGAGCTGGGGCGCACCCCCACGGTGACGGAGCTGGCGGGGTTCGTGGAGCTGCCGGAGGAGGAGGTGAAGGACCTGCTGTGCCGTGCGCGCCAGCCGGTGAGCCTGGAGACGAAGGTGGGGGACGGGGAGGACACGGAGCTGCTGGACCTGCTGGCGGGGGATGGGGAGCTGCCGGAGGAGCGTGTGGACGGGGAGTGCCTGAAGGGAGATCTGCGGGCGCTGCTGGAGCAGCTGCCGGAGCTGCAGGGGCGGGTGCTGAAGATGCGCTACGGCATCGCCACGGAGGGCGCCGGGATCACCGAGCCGATGAGCCTGAGTTCGATCGCCAAGAACCTGGGCATGAGTCGCGACAAGACTCGCAATCTCGAGCGCAAGGCCCTCGAGGGCATCCGCTCCCAGTCGCGGCGGCTGGAGGGCTACCTGGTGGCCTGA
- a CDS encoding Coenzyme F420 hydrogenase/dehydrogenase, beta subunit C-terminal domain: MAKGSTYPAKDLCSQCGLCDSRWVAYVRQSCAFLNQRFEAMEAAAHGRSRDLDNEDELYFGVQQRMVTARLRRPLEGAQWTGIVSRIGVRALETGLVDAVLCVGQSEHDRFTPVPRLARTPQEVLEARVNKPTLSPNLEVLEQLPGSGIRRLLAIGVGCQIQALRAVQPTLPLDALYVLGLPCVDNVSRAGLQTFLESTVSSPGTVVHYEFMQDFRIHFRHSDGRTETVPFFGLDTPKLKDVFAPSCLSCFDYTNAGADLVVGYMGAEFGRQWITVRNPLGQQLLELVEPELDLAPVTSRGDRRAAVQQGIEAYDKAVRLPRWLAELIGLVVQRFGPKGLEYGRFSIDSHFTRNALWVRRHHPEKAEAHIPAFASKIVSRYRLPSA; this comes from the coding sequence CTGGCCAAGGGGAGCACCTATCCCGCCAAGGACCTCTGCAGCCAGTGCGGCCTCTGCGACAGCCGCTGGGTGGCCTATGTGAGGCAGAGCTGTGCCTTTCTGAACCAGCGCTTCGAGGCCATGGAGGCTGCCGCCCACGGCCGCAGCCGCGATCTCGACAACGAGGACGAGCTCTACTTCGGCGTGCAGCAGCGGATGGTCACGGCCCGGCTGCGCCGGCCGCTCGAGGGCGCCCAGTGGACGGGCATCGTGAGCCGCATCGGTGTGCGGGCCCTCGAGACCGGACTGGTGGATGCCGTGCTCTGCGTGGGACAGAGCGAGCACGACCGCTTCACCCCGGTGCCCCGGCTGGCGCGCACCCCCCAGGAGGTGCTGGAGGCCCGGGTGAACAAGCCCACCCTCTCCCCCAACCTCGAGGTGCTGGAACAGCTGCCGGGCAGCGGCATCCGCCGGCTGCTGGCGATCGGCGTGGGCTGCCAGATCCAGGCCCTGCGGGCCGTGCAGCCCACCCTTCCCCTCGACGCCCTCTATGTGCTCGGCCTCCCCTGTGTGGACAACGTGTCCCGGGCCGGACTGCAGACCTTTCTCGAGAGCACGGTGAGCTCGCCGGGGACGGTGGTGCACTACGAGTTCATGCAGGACTTCCGCATCCACTTCCGCCACAGCGACGGACGCACCGAGACGGTGCCCTTCTTCGGTCTGGACACGCCCAAGCTCAAGGACGTCTTCGCCCCCAGCTGCCTCAGCTGCTTCGACTACACCAATGCCGGAGCCGACCTGGTGGTGGGCTACATGGGGGCCGAGTTCGGCCGGCAGTGGATCACCGTGCGCAACCCGCTGGGCCAGCAGCTGCTCGAGCTGGTGGAGCCCGAGCTGGATCTGGCTCCCGTGACCAGCCGCGGCGACCGCCGGGCGGCGGTGCAGCAGGGCATCGAGGCCTATGACAAGGCCGTGAGGCTGCCCCGCTGGCTGGCGGAGCTGATCGGCCTGGTCGTGCAGCGTTTCGGACCGAAGGGGCTGGAGTACGGCCGCTTCTCGATCGATTCCCACTTCACCCGCAATGCCCTCTGGGTGCGCCGCCACCATCCCGAGAAAGCCGAGGCCCACATCCCGGCCTTCGCCAGCAAGATCGTGAGCCGCTACCGGCTGCCCTCCGCGTGA
- a CDS encoding ribose-phosphate pyrophosphokinase → MTSFLTADRLAQERAASETPHDTRRLRLFSGTSNQELAREIGAYLGVPDGPRVIKRFADGETYIQIQESIRGCDVFLVQPTCAPVNDHLMELLIMVDACKRASARQVTAVIPYYGYARADRKTAGRESITAKLVANLLTMSGVDRVLAMDLHSSQIQGYFDIPCDHIYGSPVLVDYLQTRDLGEVVVVSPDVGGVARARAFAKQMHDAPLAIIDKRRAAHNVAESLTVIGDVAGKTAILIDDMIDTGGTICQGARLLRRNGAARVLCCATHAVFSPPATERLSEPGLFEEIVVTNSIPLAEDRRFPQLRVLSVANMLGEAIWRIHEESSVSSMFR, encoded by the coding sequence GTGACCAGTTTCCTCACCGCTGATCGGCTGGCTCAGGAGCGCGCAGCGTCGGAAACGCCCCACGACACCCGCCGCCTGCGGCTGTTCAGCGGCACGTCCAACCAGGAGCTGGCCCGCGAGATCGGTGCCTATCTGGGCGTGCCGGATGGTCCACGGGTGATCAAGCGCTTCGCCGACGGCGAGACCTACATCCAGATCCAGGAATCGATCCGCGGCTGTGACGTGTTTCTGGTGCAGCCCACCTGCGCCCCGGTGAACGATCACCTGATGGAGCTGCTGATCATGGTGGATGCCTGCAAGCGGGCTTCGGCCCGGCAGGTCACCGCCGTGATCCCCTACTACGGCTACGCCCGGGCCGACCGCAAGACCGCCGGGCGCGAATCGATCACCGCCAAGCTGGTGGCCAACCTGCTCACCATGAGCGGGGTGGACCGGGTGCTGGCCATGGACCTGCACTCCTCCCAGATCCAGGGCTACTTCGACATCCCCTGTGACCACATCTACGGATCGCCGGTGCTGGTGGACTACCTCCAGACCCGCGACCTGGGCGAAGTGGTGGTGGTGTCCCCCGACGTGGGTGGCGTGGCGCGGGCCCGCGCCTTCGCCAAGCAGATGCACGATGCCCCCCTGGCGATCATCGACAAGCGCCGAGCCGCCCACAATGTGGCGGAAAGCCTCACGGTGATCGGGGATGTGGCCGGCAAGACCGCCATCCTGATCGACGACATGATCGACACCGGCGGCACGATCTGCCAGGGAGCGCGGCTGCTGCGCCGCAACGGGGCCGCCCGGGTGCTGTGCTGTGCCACCCACGCCGTGTTCTCGCCTCCGGCCACCGAGCGGCTCTCCGAGCCCGGCCTGTTCGAGGAGATCGTGGTGACCAACAGCATCCCGTTGGCGGAGGATCGCCGCTTCCCCCAGCTGCGGGTGCTATCGGTAGCCAACATGCTGGGAGAGGCGATTTGGCGGATCCACGAAGAGAGCTCCGTCAGTTCGATGTTCCGCTGA
- a CDS encoding helix-turn-helix transcriptional regulator has translation MVAAGRQLRQRREERHLTLRQLALETRISTPVLEALERGWRDRLPEATYLRTMLPLIERHLELDPGSLEVVLPVTATPSPGRQRQGLLSRFTPGSIDVFTTWQGTVLYGLLTLGLIYGLNLQQQRLAQEGLLTQRPVAPLPPEEQKRRTGAGQSLLAIAPDLRPLQVAAQGQGLKLLRRQDPGSNRAPAPQQQGDLVLELAGPATVNLESGNGESTRFRSSGGRLEFSLTQPWTLRITPAPTRAGAVRWRGQPLAATAGEPGSFRAPDSQQR, from the coding sequence TTGGTCGCGGCCGGACGCCAGCTGCGCCAGCGCCGCGAGGAGCGCCACCTCACGCTGCGGCAGCTGGCCCTGGAAACCCGCATCAGCACGCCGGTGCTCGAGGCGCTGGAGCGGGGCTGGCGTGACCGGCTGCCGGAGGCCACCTACCTGCGCACCATGCTGCCCCTGATCGAGCGCCACCTCGAGCTGGATCCCGGCAGCCTCGAGGTGGTGCTGCCGGTGACGGCCACGCCCTCACCGGGTCGCCAGCGCCAGGGGCTCTTGAGCCGCTTCACACCCGGCTCGATCGATGTGTTCACCACCTGGCAGGGAACGGTGCTCTACGGGCTGCTCACCCTCGGGCTGATCTACGGCCTGAACCTGCAGCAGCAGCGCCTCGCCCAGGAGGGCCTGCTGACGCAGCGCCCGGTGGCACCGCTTCCCCCGGAAGAGCAGAAACGCCGCACGGGAGCGGGCCAGTCCCTGCTTGCCATCGCACCGGACCTGCGGCCGCTGCAGGTGGCGGCCCAGGGGCAAGGCCTCAAACTGCTGCGGCGCCAGGATCCTGGCAGCAACCGGGCCCCGGCACCCCAGCAGCAGGGGGACCTGGTGCTCGAGCTGGCTGGCCCAGCCACGGTGAATCTGGAGAGCGGCAATGGCGAGAGCACCAGGTTCCGCAGCAGCGGCGGCCGCCTGGAGTTCAGCCTCACCCAACCCTGGACCCTGCGCATCACCCCTGCACCCACCCGGGCGGGGGCCGTGCGATGGCGGGGACAGCCCCTGGCTGCCACAGCCGGCGAGCCGGGCAGCTTCAGGGCGCCGGACTCTCAGCAGCGCTGA